One Senegalimassilia faecalis genomic window, CCTCCACTTCACGCATAATTTTGTTTCCGTTTCGGCAAAAGGGATGCTTGCGTGACGTCCGCACCAGCGCCCTGCCCGCCTCGGGGTGCCGAAGCGGGCAGGGCGCCTCGCCTAGAAAAGGCGCCCAGGGCCTTCCGGGAAGCCGGCGCCCCTCAACTCGCCTCCCGGGGGATGCCGGCGGCGAACGGCATCCCTCCCAGCGCGGTCGTCTGCAGCGCGAGCAGCCTCACGGCCTGCGAGAAGTTCGTGCCCAGGCCCTTGAGCACGGACTCCATCTCGCCGGCGACGTCCTCCGGGATCTTGACCGACGTCACCGCGGTCTTTCCGCCCGCCTCGAAGCCGGCGTCGACGGGGTCGAAGGGGATGCTCCCCTCGAGCACGATCTGGAAGGCGAAGCTCCTCATCGCGCAGGTGGGGTCGACGCCGATGCCCCGCAGCGTGCCCTCGAAGGCCGCCTTCAGGTCGGCGTCGATCCTCACAGACAGCTTCTGT contains:
- a CDS encoding type II toxin-antitoxin system RelB/DinJ family antitoxin; protein product: MRIDADLKAAFEGTLRGIGVDPTCAMRSFAFQIVLEGSIPFDPVDAGFEAGGKTAVTSVKIPEDVAGEMESVLKGLGTNFSQAVRLLALQTTALGGMPFAAGIPREAS